In one window of Fulvia fulva chromosome 5, complete sequence DNA:
- a CDS encoding putative phosphatase PSR2 yields the protein MSQSGAQPVSGVPVQDSATLSQSFVPPPRSSSRDLPTNSSSTQPGASNVGAANESQSATLGVPGQSAQPSASTQTSDATQGRSESIGQGSKRSLTGRRRDRSAGSRRKDHLNEKSSTGQPGDQQKPPKKKGGILSFLPCCGTSDNDADSPVQEPAQPAKPVNKTQPAKLQSSRTQQNASTTDTSNTQDSKDAIDEKTAQKQAENHGSGSDTVMSEKTPGAASDKPVPDLPANAPIQSNPETNPIGRNMVPAEPVTGPPHIVTSGPSGGPLDTSNSNNPSVQVQAPTPVVPVDDENPTFDRTAEQKRRDEDIEMADKEPLTQAEAQEIAKDVERSHQDQSQGYDVTTLPPPPPLPKSDDGTLATSGGTSIATTSEHDQRPSALLPPMRPEHRGRKCLVLDLDETLVHSSFKILHQADFTIPVEIEGQYHNVYVIKRPGVDTFLKRVGELYEVVVFTASVSKYGDPLLDQLDIHNVIHHRLFRESCYNHQGNYVKDLSQVGRELKETIIIDNSPTSYIFHPQHAVPISSWFSDAHDNELLDLIPVLEDLSGEQVADVSMVLDVAL from the exons ATGAGTCAATCGGGCGCGCAGCCCGTCTCGGGAGTGCCAGTGCAGG ACTCTGCCACATTATCACAATCGTTCGTGCCCCCACCGCGGTCGTCGTCGCGGGACTTGCCTACTAACAGCAGCAGTACACAACCCGGTGCGTCGAACGTCGGCGCCGCCAACGAATCGCAAAGCGCAACACTAGGTGTCCCTGGGCAGTCTGCACAGCCAAGTGCCTCTACACAGACTAGCGATGCAACCCAGGGTCGCTCTGAGAGTATAGGGCAAGGCTCAAAACGAAGTCTGACGGGTCGGCGGAGAGATAGAAGTGCGGGCAGCAGGCGGAAAGACCATCTGAACGAAAAGTCAAGCACAGGACAGCCGGGAGACCAGCAGAAGCCACCGAAGAAGAAAGGCGGCATCTTGTCCTTTCTGCCCTGCTGCGGTACATCCGACAATGATGCAGACTCTCCCGTGCAGGAACCCGCACAACCGGCCAAGCCCGTCAACAAAACACAGCCTGCCAAGTTGCAATCATCGAGAACGCAGCAGAACGCCAGTACCACGGACACAAGCAACACACAAGACTCCAAGGATGCCATTGATGAAAAGACTGCGCAGAAACAGGCTGAGAATCATGGTTCAGGATCCGATACTGTCATGTCGGAGAAGACTCCAGGTGCTGCCAGCGACAAGCCCGTTCCTGATCTTCCTGCAAATGCGCCCATCCAGTCTAACCCGGAGACCAATCCAATTGGCAGAAACATGGTTCCAGCCGAGCCCGTTACTGGTCCACCACACATCGTTACCTCTGGGCCGTCAGGTGGGCCGCTCGATACAAGCAACAGCAACAATCCTTCCGTTCAAGTACAAGCCCCGACCCCCGTAGTACCGGTGGACGATGAAAACCCCACATTTGACCGAACAGCCGAGCAGAAACGGCGTGATGAGGACATTGAGATGGCCGACAAGGAACCACTGACGCAAGCCGAGGCACAAGAGATTGCAAAGGACGTCGAAAGATCTCATCAAGACCAGTCACAAGGCTACGACGTGACGACATTGCCTCCGCCGCCTCCATTACCGAAGTCTGACGATGGCACTCTGGCGACTTCAGGAGGTACTTCGATAGCTACCACATCAGAGCATGATCAGAGGCCCAGTGCACTCTTACCTCCCATGAGGCCCGAACACCGCGGACGGAAGTGTCTAGTCTTGGACCTGGATGAGACGCTGGTGCACAGCAGTTTCAAG ATTCTCCATCAAGCTGACTTCACGATCCCGGTCGAGATCGAAGGCCAATATCACAATGTATACGTCATAAAGCGACCTGGCGTAGATACATTCCTCAAGCGAGTGGGTGAGCTGTACGAGGTGGTCGTCTTCACCGCATCAGTGTCGAAATATGGCGATCCCTTGCTCGACCAGCTGGACATTCACAATGTGATCCATCACCGACTATTCCGGGAAAGCTGTTACAACCATCAAGGCAACTACGTCAAGGACTTGAGTCAAGTCGGACGGGAACTCAAGGAGACCATCATCATCGACAACTCCCCTACCAGCTACATCTTCCACCCGCAACACGCGGTACCGATAAGCAGCTGGTTTAGTGATGCACACGACAATGAGCTCCTGGATCTGATTCCTGTGTTGGAAGATCTTTCCGGCGAGCAGGTCGCGGATGTCAGCATGGTGCTTGATGTTGCGCTATAG
- a CDS encoding NADPH-dependent diflavin oxidoreductase 1, with protein MAPLLPSRTALVLYGSETGNAQDVAEEVGCMAERLRFDTTVLDLDSVQLKDITKPTVVIFALSTTGQGEMPQNARAFWQKLLSSALTPGIMRKVHFTSFGLGDSSYAQYNVAHRMLHGRLVQLGAKPFCERGEGNEQHPEGHSAGFREWIVTLRSTVLDCFPLPDGTEPVPDDVFIEPKWKLDLELEANGNGTESGSGTGDDSNELPSTQLLPVRDAHTTSIERNERITAKDHFQDVRLLDLRVQEAVSYGPGAVAVVYPKNFPCDVNSFIDLMGWQNVADKPLRLVTSDSRAGEATSTPSPLRYLDLSSSSLTIRWLLENVLDIMSIPRRSFFAGLAHLVGEDDEDEAYQRERLLELANPELIDELWDYTTRPKRTILEAMTDFTLVKIPWQYALSILPIMRGRQFSIASGGDLIRDDEGRTRIQLLIAIVDPPSPIIKYRRRYGVCTRYVTALEAKQQIKIGIHSGYLDVQPSELQSPVVMVGPGTGLAPMRSMAHQRLAWARDDSKRSAHSLDGDMLFFGCRSENADYFFRDEWDRFATNDGLAVCTAFSRDKDKPKEYVQDQIRVNGKAVCDALVRKNGKVYVCGSSGNMPKGVRQALLDVLVEHKDGMSMEEAETYLDLMEKNGRYKQETCDDHYGLTVRISIGKDVITLPEDDQTAFTLFRRWLYAPGRRMTAPAAILRHEYKNFDYDTLAKLWCFAALRIIPMLQNRAIDLIIAKMAAGDKMSTSTLRHVSTESSNDSPLRKLVVFYNAHHQCFEMSDDMKKDELSSDGWFGKFSTETMLERATGLPVDTTSYRNQAATWFRCTYHVHERGAKCGSMGWNQS; from the exons ATGGCTCCCCTTCTGCCTTCACGCACTGCTCTAGTCCTCTACGGATCTGAGACGGGCAACGCTCAAGATGTAGCAGAAGAAGTAGGCTGCATGGCCGAAAGACTACGCTTCGATACCACGGTACTCGATCTGGACTCGGTGCAGCTGAAGGATATCACCAAGCCGACTGTTGTGATCTTTGCACTCTCCACCACGGGACAAGGTGAGATGCCGCAAAACGCACGTGCATTCTGGCAGAAGCTGTTGAGTAGCGCTTTGACGCCTGGCATCATGCGTAAGGTGCACTTTACTTCATTTGGTCTTGGAGACAGCTCTTACGCGCAGTACAATGTGGCGCATCGTATGCTTCATGGCCGTCTGGTGCAGCTCGGGGCCAAGCCTTTTTGCGAGCGTGGCGAAGGTAACGAGCAGCATCCCGAAGGGCACAGTGCTGGCTTCAGGGAATGGATTGTGACACTACGGTCCACCGTATTAGACTGTTTCCCTCTCCCGGATGGGACCGAACCAGTACCTGATGATGTGTTCATCGAGCCGAAGTGGAAGCTAGATCTTGAGCTGGAGGCGAATGGCAATGGAACGGAGTCAGGCAGCGGTACCGGCGATGACTCCAACGAACTACCGTCTACACAGCTCCTGCCTGTTCGTGACGCACATACTACAAGTATAGAGCGCAACGAACGCATCACCGCGAAGGATCACTTCCAGGACGTGAGGCTGCTAGATCTGCGAGTACAAGAAGCGGTGTCCTATGGCCCAGGTGCTGTAGCAGTGGTGTACCCAAAGAACTTCCCATGCGATGTCAACTCCTTCATTGATCTTATGGGATGGCAGAACGTCGCAGATAAGCCACTGAGGCTAGTGACCAGCGACTCAAGAGCAGGCGAAGCGACATCGACACCATCGCCACTCCGATATCTAGACCTCTCCAGCAGTTCATTGACCATCAGATGGCTTCTCGAGAATGTACTCGACATCATGTCGATACCTCGAAGATCTTTTTTTGCTGGCTTGGCACATCTCGTGGGCGAAGATGACGAAGATGAGGCTTATCAACGAGAACGGCTCCTGGAGTTGGCCAATCCTGAACTTATCGATGAGCTGTGGGACTACACCACTCGCCCAAAGCGCACAATCCTCGAGGCAATGACGGACTTTACGCTGGTCAAGATTCCATGGCAGTACGCATTGTCAATACTGCCGATCATGCGTGGACGACAGTTCAGCATCGCCAGTGGTGGTGACCTTATACGAGACGATGAAGGCCGAACACGAATCCAACTACTGATAGCTATCGTGGATCCACCGAGTCCCATCATCAAGTATCGAAGGCGATATGGCGTCTGCACAAGATATGTTACTGCACTCGAAGCCAAGCAACAGATTAAGATCGGAATTCACTCGGGGTATCTTGATGTGCAGCCGAGTGAGCTTCAGTCACCTGTGGTGATGGTGGGACCTGGTACCGGGCTTGCGCCAATGCGGTCCATGGCACATCAACGGCTTGCATGGGCGCGTGACGACAGCAAGCGATCGGCTCATTCCCTTGATGGCGACATGCTCTTCTTCGGTTGCAGGAGTGAGAACGCCGATTACTTCTTCCGCGACGAATGGGATCGATTTGCCACCAACGACGGCTTAGCAGTATGTACTGCATTCTCTCGAGACAAGGACAAGCCGAAGGAGTATGTGCAAGATCAGATTCGAGTCAATGGAAAGGCTGTTTGTGATGCGCTTGTGCGGAAGAATGGCAAGGTGTATGTTTGTGGTTCTTCTGGGAATATGCCGAAGGGTGTGAGGCAAGCACTTTTGGATGTCTTGGTTGAGCATAAAGATGGCATGAGCATGGAGGAGGCGGAAACGTATCTGGACCTCATGGAGAAGAATGGGAGGTACAAGCAGGAGACTTG CGACGACCACTATGGCTTGACTGTGCGCATCAGCATCGGCAAAG ATGTGATCACGCTCCCGGAGGACGACCAGACGGCATTCACCCTCTTCAGACGCTGGCTATATGCACCAGGACGTCGTATGACTGCGCCAGCAGCGATCCTGCGGCATGAGTACAAGAACTTCGACTACGACACATTAGCCAAATTATGGTGCTTCGCCGCACTGCGTATCATCCCAATGCTTCAAAACCGAGCCATCGACCTCATCATTGCAAAAATGGCAGCGGGCGACAAGATGTCGACCTCAACCCTTCGTCACGTCTCCACCGAATCGAGTAACGACTCTCCATTGCGGAAGCTTGTTGTCTTCTACAATGCTCACCACCAATGCTTCGAGATGAGCGATGACATGAAGAAGGATGAGCTCAGCAGTGACGGATGGTTTGGCAAGTTCAGCACCGAGACCATGCTTGAGCGTGCCACGGGCCTGCCAGTCGATACTACCTCGTACCGCAACCAGGCCGCCACCTGGTTCAGGTGTACCTACCATGTTCACGAGAGGGGTGCCAAGTGTGGCTCGATGGGCTGGAACCAGTCTTGA
- a CDS encoding Fumarate reductase flavoprotein subunit produces the protein MPSNNNNDIANQPWDIIVVGTGAAALTSALSAATSIPGYAPRVLLVDKAPEDWVGGNGYFTAAAYRTQHGGLKDLLPIVSNVPAELEDKIDLPPYTADDFHDDLDRVTGGRSSRELGRYLVGESLETVRWLKEVGGVDWWLSFRRQAYEVNGRWQFRGGLHLTVEDGGKGLIRSLVKAVKDAGCTIAFDTAAKSVVVDEKGAVSGLEIERAGNVQRLVASSVILCGGGFEASPMLRQKWMGPGWQLAHTRGTPHNTGDMLLEAIRLGAKTVGDFSPGGCHSVAWDADSPQNGGDREKTNEFTKSGYPLGLMLNADGKRFVDEGIDLRNYTYAKSGRAILEQPGGIAFQVWDKDGQNWLRKEEYRDEIVRKVYADSMEELAAKLEQDGLRDSQHFARTIAEYNEAIQAHGEEYPDVQLNPAERDGLSTQSSRKQLALAKSNWAIPIVKPPFLAVKVTSGITFTFGGLAINPESAAVLRNDGSEIEGLLCAGEMVGGLFYSNYPGGSGLTAGGVFGRRAGQVAAMRAQRMSACSQ, from the exons ATGCCGTCCAACAACAACAACGATATAGCAAACCAACCTTGGGACATCATCGTGGTAGGGACCGGCGCAGCAGCATTAACATCTGCCCTCTCCGCCGCGACTTCCATTCCAGGCTACGCTCCAAGGGTCCTCCTCGTAGACAAAGCCCCCGAAGACTGGGTTGGTGGCAACGGGTATTTCACGGCAGCTGCGTACCGCACGCAGCATGGCGGGTTGAAGGATCTTCTACCGATTGTCTCGAATGTTCCCGCAGAGCTTGAGGATAAGATTGATCTGCCGCCTTACACGGCGGATGATTTTCATGATGATTTGGATCGTGTGACGGGAGGGAGGAGTAGTAGGGAGCTGGGAAGGTATCTTGTGGGGGAGAGTTTGGAGACGGTGAGGTGGTTGAAGGAGGTGGGTGGAGTGGATTGGTGGTTGAGTTTTCGGAG ACAAGCGTATGAAGTCAACGGACGTTGGCAGTTCCGGGGAGGTCTACATCTCACGGTCGAGGATGGTGGCAAGGGTCTGATCAGAAGTCTGGTAAAGGCAGTCAAGGATGCAGGCTGTACGATAGCGTTCGACACTGCTGCGAAGAGTGTTGTGGTAGATGAGAAGGGCGCCGTGTCAGGCCTCGAG ATCGAAAGAGCAGGGAACGTGCAGCGCCTCGTGGCCAGCTCTGTGATACTCTGCGGCGGAGGTTTCGAAGCAAGTCCTATGCTTCGACAAAAGTGGATGGGGCCAGGGTGGCAACTGGCACACACGAGAGGTACGCCGCACAACACCGGTGATATGCTTCTTGAAGCAATACGACTTGGCGCAAAGACTGTGGGTGATTTCAGTCCGGGTGGCTGTCATAGCGTGGCTTGGGATGCCGATTCGCCTCAGAATGGTGGCGATCGTGAGAAGACGAACGAGTTCACCAAGTCGGGTTACCCGTTAGGCCTGATGCTCAATGCAGACGGAAAGAG GTTCGTGGACGAAGGTATTGACTTGCGCAACTACACATACGCCAAGTCCGGTCGAGCAATTTTGGAGCAGCCAGGTGGTATTGCTTTTCAGGTATGGGACAAGGATGGTCAGAACTGGCTTCGGAAGGAAGAATACCGCGATGAGATTGTCCGGAAAGTTTACGCTGATAGCATGGAAGAACTTGCCGCGAAGCTGGAGCAAGATGGCTTGAGGGACTCTCAGCACTTTGCGCGCACAATTGCTGAATACAACGAAGCCATCCAGGCACATGGCGAAGAGTATCCGGATGTCCAGCTGAACCCTGCGGAGAGGGATGGCCTTTCGACGCAGTCGTCCCGCAAGCAGCTGGCTTTGGCAAAGTCGAATTGGGCGATTCCGATCGTGAAGCCGCCTTTCCTGGCTGTGAAGGTTACTTCTGGCATAACATTCACATTTGGTGGGCTCGCTATCAATCCGGAAAGTGCTGCTGTGCTACGCAATGACGGCTCGGAAATCGAAGGACTGCTCTGTGCTGGTGAGATGGTGGGCGGCTTGTTCTATAGTAACTATCCTGGCGGCAGCGGATTGACAGCTGGTGGTGTCTTTGGCAGACGAGCTGGCCAGGTGGCCGCAATGCGAGCACAGAGGATGTCGGCGTGCTCGCAGTAA
- a CDS encoding Single-stranded TG1-3 DNA-binding protein: MSVEAATAQMANTTLNEPSATAEGASVGAGGDKPINASQNEAVIASAAEGRRLYIGNLAYATTEGELKEFFKEYLVETTSIPTNPRTTRPVGYAFVDVSTPSEAERAINDLNGKTILDRKVSVQLARKPEPAGSAAPANNENAEAGEGQQRRRSSTRGRGRGRGRGGRAARGGRGKKDGENGEEGQNANGTTGPTNVPGQVNPLTATTNEALTTENGAEDALTLNAKKGGKTDAREPRKQRGPPEDGVASKTKIMVANLPYDLREERLLEIFADYSPTSAKIALRPIPKFMVRKLQARNEPRKGRGFGFVTLASEELQQKACNDMNGKEIEGREIAVKVAIDSPGKEDEDPNAPIEGAAETDAQPSTAEGSANVNTATA, translated from the exons ATGAGCGTCGAAGCTGCTACCGCCCAAATGGCAAACACCACCCTCAACGAGCCAAGCGCCACTGCTGAAGGCGCTTCTGTCGGCGCTGGCGGCGACAAGCCCATCAACGCCTCGCAGAACGAGGCCGTCATCGCCAGTGCCGCCGAGGGCAGGAGACTGTACATCGGAAACCTCGCGTACGCGACCACCGAGGGAGAGTTGAAGGAATTCTTCAAGGAGTACCTTGT CGAAACTACGTCAATCCCCACCAACCCGCGCACCACTCGCCCAGTCGGCTACGCCTTTGTTGACGTATCGACGCCGTCTGAGGCTGAGCGTGCCATCAACGACCTGAACGGCAAGACCATCCTGGACCGTAAGGTCTCCGTTCAGCTCGCCCGCAAGCCTGAGCCAGCTGGCTCCGCCGCACCCGCCAACAACGAGAATGCCGAGGCCGGCGAGGGTCAACAGCGTCGCCGCTCATCGACCCGTGGACGTGGCCGCGGCCGTGGACGTGGAGGCCGTGCCGCTCGCGGTGGCCGTGGCAAGAAGGACGGCGAGAACGGCGAAGAGGGACAGAACGCCAACGGCACCACCGGACCTACCAATGTTCCAGGACAGGTGAACCCGCTCACCGCCACCACCAACGAGGCGCTTACCACTGAGAACGGCGCCGAGGATGCTCTTACCCTCAATGCAAAAAAGGGCGGAAAGACTGATGCACGCGAGCCACGCAAGCAGCGCGGACCACCAGAAGACGGTGTTGCCAGCAAGACGAAGATCATGGTCGCTAACCTGCCTTACGACCTTCGTGAGGAGCGC CTTCTCGAGATCTTCGCCGACTACTCCCCAACCTCCGCCAAGATTGCCCTCCGACCCATCCCCAAGTTCATGGTTCGCAAGCTTCAGGCACGCAACGAGCCTCGCAAGGGTCGTGGCTTCGGCTTCGTTACGCTCGCTAGTGAAGAGCTGCAACAGAAGGCATGCAACGATATGAACGGCAAGGAGATTGAGGGCCGCGAGATCGCCGTTAAGGTCGCGATCGATAGCCCAGGCAAGGAGGACGAGGACCCAAATGCTCCAATTGAGGGTGCCGCCGAGACCGATGCTCAGCCATCCACTGCTGAGGGCTCCGCCAACGTCAACACTGCCACCGCATAA
- a CDS encoding Phosphatase 1 regulatory subunit 3A, which produces MPYTPPSQQSPASSKSSSPVISRSSSYHQDDNNNNNGVPRSPVSHRPQPPRSHSSASYLHKHRRSPSIPKADHAAPPTPVQGPNAQVSALDFATMNSLRQSPPPRNNLRIPTGAVISPPDSSENSDGDEGSNERGRELEKNWDQLQQAVRALPQQREGSPEKVGTQLALQTKSEPHSQVTSPAALSAAARKISHSRSSTETKIMLKTPTFSESPTQTSDDSEEDDGNPLKPALVRKKSGELVKPALRPSSRRRYSSMPGTPTYSKSVHFNDSDNQTRHFLQVDKPIAVSAGTSPVEMYESESEFPFEETAKPELEIKIANFPEDTVTRRSKPVRLERIFLSADKTTLVGICAVQNLSFQKLVIARFTLDYWKTTSEVVAEFNNYPRSPPKDGCDRFKFHIKLTDQANIDNKTLLLCVRYDVGGQTYWDNNNDRNYQVDFSRTQPEKKHVKKTVQHSPLGQRPLNAIPRSKHNASSPRGRQDSVDDDFVSRLDTSSAYSFGTPSKFLGDSPSNSIKLKPRSKRPTFSVSGPPSAAINGLGSRYDFGNSLSAALSSAQDKLGRQSGLMNGSAAEQAGGSYFPLGPVERVEPSKPEITGRPEAITSDRPAMGSEQYKDLVQKFCYFTPGTGIGKAASPLQTSNSKSSSSQQQKQPPSTDGTQEAEPATSSESSAANSPVLPTIVAKDRAACSPALIPFMSRSQSPVPTTGQGLGSRSASPVSFGYPYHSSHRDGYLSDTPTQTAILG; this is translated from the exons ATGCCGTACACGCCTCCATCGCAGCAATCGCCTGCGTCGTCAAAGTCCAGCAGCCCCGTCATCAGCCGATCGTCCTCATACCATCAGGACGataacaacaacaacaatgGCGTGCCACGATCGCCCGTATCGCATAGGCCGCAACCACCGCGATCACACTCGTCTGCCTCGTACCTGCACAAGCATCGACGTTCACCCTCGATACCGAAGGCCGATCATGCCGCCCCACCGACACCGGTCCAGGGACCCAATGCTCAGGTCTCGGCACTGGACTTTGCAACAATGAACAGCCTCCGCCAATCGCCGCCGCCCAGGAATAACCTTCGCATCCCCACGGGTGCCGTGATATCACCACCAGACTCGTCGGAAAACTCGGATGGGGATGAAGGCAGCAATGAGCGAGGCCGAGAGCTGGAGAAGAACTGGGATCAACTGCAGCAAGCCGTGCGAGCGCTGCCGCAGCAGAGAGAAGGATCGCCCGAAAAGGTCGGCACGCAGCTTGCACTGCAGACCAAATCGGAACCGCATTCACAAGTGACCTCGCCTGCCGCGTTATCAGCTGCCGCTCGCAAAATTTCGCATTCCCGATCGTCGACCGAAACAAAGATTATGTTGAAGACACCAACATTTTCGGAATCACCTACACAGACATCGGACGACAGTGAGGAAGATGACGGAAATCCGTTGAAGCCTGCCCTGGTACGGAAGAAGTCCGGCGAGCTTGTCAAGCCCGCGTTGAGGCCGTCGTCCAGGCGGCGTTATTCGAGCATGCCTGGAACGCCAACCTATTCGAAATCGGTACACTTCAACGACAGCGATAACCAAACCCGACACTTTCTACAGGTTGACAAGCCGATCGCCGTCAGCGCAGGCACGTCTCCTGTGGAAATGTATGAGAGTGAAAGTGAGTTTCCGTTCGAGGAAACGGCCAAGCCCGAGCTCGAGATCAAGATTGCCAACTTCCCCGAGGATACCGTCACCCGACGGAGCAAGCCTGTCCGATTGGAGCGCATTTTCCTGTCTGCTGACAAGACTACACTGGTGGGCATCTGCGCAGTGCAGAACCTCTCCTTCCAGAAACTCGTCATTGCCCGTTTCACCCTAGACTATTGGAAGACTACCTCTGAGGTCGTCGCGGAGTTTAACAATTATCCTCGCAGCCCGCCAAAAGACGGCTGCGACCGGTTCAAGTTCCACATCAAGCTGACGGACCAAGCCAACATCGATAACAAGACCCTGTTGCTGTGCGTACGCTACGACGTTGGTGGTCAAACATACTGGGACAACAACAATGACAGAAACTACCAAGTCGACTTCAGCAGAACGCAGCCAGAAAAGAAGCATGTTAAGAAGACTGTTCAGCACAGCCCTCTGGGCCAGCGTCCGCTGAACGCCATCCCACGCAGCAAGCACAACGCGTCATCACCACGAGGCAGACAAGATTCTGTCGACGATGACTTTGTCTCGCGACTTGATACCAGTTCTGCTTATAGCTTTGGCACGCCGTCCAAGTTCCTAGGCGACTCGCCCTCCAACTCCATCAAGCTGAAGCCAAGATCAAAGCGACCAACCTTCTCTGTCAGCGGTCCTCCTTCTGCTGCCATCAATGGTCTGGGCAGTCGCTACGACTTTGGCAACTCGCTGTCTGCTGCCTTGTCTAGTGCACAAGACAAACTCGGACGCCAGAGCGGACTTATGAATGGCTCTGCAGCCGAGCAAGCTGGAGGTAGTTACTTCCCTCTGGGTCCTGTTGAACGTGTGGAGCCAAGCAAGCCCGAGATAACTGGTCGACCGGAGGCCATCACTTCGGATCGACCTGCAATGGGATCAGAACAGTACAAGGATCTCGTTCAGAAGTTCTGCTAC TTTACGCCCGGCACTGGAATTGGCAAGGCAGCATCGCCGTTGCAGACTAGCAACTCAAAGTCCTCCTCGTCGCAGCAGCAAAAGCAACCTCCTAGCACAGATGGCACTCAGGAGGCCGAACCTGCCACCTCCTCGGAATCATCTGCTGCGAACTCTCCGGTCCTACCCACGATTGTGGCCAAAGATCGAGCAGCATGCTCTCCAGCTTTGATACCATTCATGTCTCGGTCCCAGTCCCCAGTGCCGACCACAGGTCAAGGCTTGGGATCGCGCTCGGCCTCACCCGTCAGCTTTGGGTATCCTTATCACAGCAGTCACCGAGATGGATATCTTTCTGATACGCCAACGCAAACGGCCATCCTTGGTTGA